Within Amycolatopsis sp. cg5, the genomic segment TCCCCGGCAAAGTGGTCGTGCTCAACCTGTGGGGCCAGTGGTGCGGCCCTTGTCGCAGCGAAGCCCCTGAGCTTGAGAAGGCTTACCTGGAGACGAAGGACTCAGGCGTCCAGCTGCTGGGGATCGACGTGAAGGACCCGGACCGCTCGGCGGCCCAGGACTTCATGCGCGACCGCGGCCTGACGTACCCGTCCCTGTACGACCCGGCCGGGCGCTCCCTGCTCCAGCTCTCCGGCTACCCGCGCAACGTGATCCCGTCGACGATCGTGCTGGACAAACAGCACCGGGTCGCCGCCGTCTACCTGCGCGAACTCCTGGCCTCGGACATCACCCCCCTGCTGAAGTCCCTCGCCGCCGAGTAGCTCGTTTTTGCCCGAAAGTGG encodes:
- a CDS encoding TlpA family protein disulfide reductase translates to MKRVLVLALFLLAGCTGGKDAVSQGSSFSFVAPGGKVDITYPVAERQKAPALSADDLMNEGKQLSSADFPGKVVVLNLWGQWCGPCRSEAPELEKAYLETKDSGVQLLGIDVKDPDRSAAQDFMRDRGLTYPSLYDPAGRSLLQLSGYPRNVIPSTIVLDKQHRVAAVYLRELLASDITPLLKSLAAE